A single genomic interval of Natranaerovirga pectinivora harbors:
- the cas2 gene encoding CRISPR-associated endonuclease Cas2 has protein sequence MSYRFMRVMVLYDLPVGSSSEIRAYTQFRKFLIKNGFMMMQESVYTKLALNQTVCRNIMENVRKNKPEVGLVQMLAITEKQYSKIEIVVGEIQSTVLSTDERLVVL, from the coding sequence ATGAGTTATAGATTTATGAGGGTTATGGTATTATATGATCTTCCAGTTGGAAGTTCAAGTGAAATTAGAGCTTATACACAATTTCGTAAATTCTTAATTAAAAATGGTTTTATGATGATGCAAGAATCTGTTTATACAAAATTGGCATTAAATCAGACCGTATGTAGAAATATCATGGAGAATGTGAGGAAAAATAAACCAGAAGTAGGATTAGTACAAATGTTAGCAATCACTGAAAAGCAATATTCAAAAATAGAAATTGTGGTTGGAGAAATACAATCAACGGTACTTAGTACGGATGAGAGGCTGGTGGTATTATAA
- the cas1 gene encoding type II CRISPR-associated endonuclease Cas1, translated as MSWRTIVISNRAKLDFKMNYMTVRNDHEITRIFINEIYMVIIESTAVSITVALLSELTKKKVKVIFCNEKRNPSSELVSYYGSHDTSVKYRNQIEWSIDIKSEVWTQIVREKVKKQSEHLRERGLEEYLLLEEYVEHIETNDKTNREGHAAKVYFNALFGKKFTRADENTTNAALNYGYSIILSAFAREIVANGYMTQLGLFHNNMFNQFNLASDLMEPFRILIDRKVVDMDLNKFELSEKLELVNVLNKSIIIDKARSNVANTISQYTKSIFDALNYNDIALIRFYRNEL; from the coding sequence ATGAGCTGGCGAACAATTGTTATTTCAAATAGAGCAAAGCTAGATTTCAAAATGAATTATATGACAGTAAGAAATGACCACGAAATAACAAGAATATTTATAAATGAAATATATATGGTCATTATTGAATCTACAGCTGTTTCTATAACTGTTGCTTTGCTCTCAGAATTAACAAAGAAAAAGGTAAAAGTAATATTTTGCAATGAAAAAAGAAACCCATCATCTGAGCTGGTATCATACTATGGCTCACATGATACTAGTGTGAAATATCGAAATCAAATAGAGTGGAGTATAGATATTAAATCGGAAGTTTGGACACAAATTGTCAGGGAAAAAGTAAAAAAACAATCAGAACATCTTAGAGAAAGAGGACTTGAGGAATATTTGTTGCTAGAAGAGTATGTAGAGCATATTGAAACGAATGATAAGACCAACAGGGAAGGGCATGCTGCAAAAGTATACTTTAATGCCTTATTTGGTAAAAAGTTCACTAGGGCGGATGAGAATACAACAAATGCTGCATTGAATTATGGATATAGTATTATACTTTCTGCGTTCGCACGAGAAATAGTAGCAAATGGATATATGACACAACTAGGACTATTTCATAACAATATGTTTAATCAATTTAATCTGGCATCTGATTTAATGGAACCCTTTAGAATACTAATTGATAGAAAGGTGGTAGATATGGATTTGAACAAATTTGAATTATCAGAGAAATTGGAACTAGTTAATGTTTTGAATAAGAGTATTATTATTGATAAAGCAAGGAGTAATGTTGCAAATACTATATCTCAATACACAAAAAGCATATTCGATGCCCTTAACTATAATGATATTGCCTTGATCAGGTTTTACCGAAATGAGTTATAG
- the cas9 gene encoding type II CRISPR RNA-guided endonuclease Cas9 (Cas9, originally named Csn1, is the large, multifunctional signature protein of type II CRISPR/Cas systems. It is well known even to general audiences because its RNA-guided endonuclease activity has made it a popular tool for custom editing of eukaryotic genomes.) produces the protein MKKNERYYVGLDIGTNSVGWAVTDDKYKLYKCNGHKMWGVRLFDEAETAESRRVSRTSRRRLQRRNARIDLFQELMAEEICKVDPGFYQRLEDSKFYMEDKTVVEKHTLFIGDKYNDKDYYSEFPTIFHLRAALIKGEKEYDIRLIYLAIHHILKNRGHFLYQGDKFDTSSSLDESIHEVFDNNDVDTNGIEVTVELVSKIKDVILNERLTKTDKKKKLKYLFGKSKQLESIFGLAIGTKESLEKVFGNPEYKELENDVVKISFSDKVYDEVRHLYEEVLEDRIVLIDNLKKIYDTVLLNGIKKAELSLSESKVELYQKHKEELTTLKKIIKAYSQEEYKRLFSEKDSNSTNYKNYIGDGDKKCSREDFYKTLKALLEKVEDSPVKEYILEEISLDKYLPLQRVKENGVIPYQIHQEELKLILDNASGYLDFLNQTDGKLSVKDKIMKIMTFRIPYYVGPINTYHAGKKNGFAWAVKNSDEKITPWNFDDIIDLEASHDNFIRKMTNKCTYLRGKDVIPKSSLLYSEYTLLNELNNIRCNGEKVSVSTRNKMIDSLFKDTDKKGKVTVKKILEFLKCEGECEGNATITGIDDEVKADLKSYRDFKSVLGEKFNYEMVEDIIKWITLYANEHNSIKKRIKDNYADKLTSSQINKICKLRYKEWGRLSKEFLTEIICDEFTDYSTGEVGNVINAMRNTTNNLMQLLSNKYDYIKQIKEINDLLINPNEEISHEMLDELYVSPGVKRMIWQSILIMEEIKKIMSREPEKIFIETVRSNKANKKRTDTRKKKLLELYSSCKDEVIDWPKEIQGRSDGQLRSKKLYLYYLQMGKCLYTGEKINLDKLMSGEDYDIDHIYPRSKTKDDSFDNLVLVKRVINNEKSDNYPINPAIQAKMKKTWDYLYQKGFISTRKYERLVRKEEFGTNELADFIARQLIETSQSTKAVAEIMQRLYLDSHIIYVKAENVSAFRNDMKFIKVRDINDLHHAKDAYLNIVVGNVFDTKFTRSPANFVKEAGFREYNLSRMYDFLIKRDGYIAWDGRNGDSKKMVDYQMKSNDVRVTRRPTEQKGQLFDLTLHKKGDSKAHSYMGSKTGDLRLADVTKYGGYTSIKIAYLIPYSCDIINKKGARKSISRLTGVPVYLANNVKSVEGFTEYIFSQVPTKSGETIENFKIINVKLRIGSLIKYNGFYYYVGGRTGENFCADNAIQLLLGEDEERYIKEIFKFINNQKENKDLKAEKFSDDITKENNYKLYDALVNKLNSNIYVQSTNNKYDVFNDAKMRNKFCDLVVEEQIKMLLNLLNLLTNKTSTYDFKPLGFGIGRRKLGFNLADVKEFKLINQSITGLFENSLDLLSQL, from the coding sequence ATGAAAAAAAACGAGAGATACTATGTTGGACTTGATATTGGAACTAATTCAGTAGGCTGGGCTGTTACAGATGATAAGTATAAATTATATAAATGTAATGGTCATAAAATGTGGGGTGTAAGGCTATTTGATGAGGCTGAGACTGCTGAAAGCAGAAGGGTGAGCAGAACATCTAGAAGAAGGTTGCAACGTAGAAATGCAAGAATAGACTTGTTTCAAGAGTTAATGGCAGAAGAAATTTGCAAAGTGGATCCAGGGTTTTATCAAAGATTGGAAGACAGTAAATTTTATATGGAAGATAAGACTGTTGTTGAAAAACATACGCTATTTATTGGAGATAAATATAACGATAAAGACTATTATAGTGAATTCCCAACAATATTTCATTTAAGAGCAGCGTTGATAAAAGGGGAAAAAGAGTATGATATTCGTCTTATATATTTAGCTATCCACCATATTCTAAAGAATAGAGGTCATTTCCTATATCAAGGAGATAAGTTTGATACATCATCATCTTTAGACGAAAGTATACATGAAGTTTTTGATAATAATGATGTCGATACAAATGGAATTGAGGTAACAGTGGAACTAGTAAGTAAAATTAAGGATGTTATCTTAAATGAAAGATTAACAAAGACGGATAAGAAAAAGAAGTTAAAATATCTATTTGGAAAATCAAAACAGCTAGAAAGTATATTTGGACTCGCAATAGGTACAAAAGAATCTTTAGAGAAGGTATTTGGAAATCCTGAATATAAAGAACTTGAAAATGATGTTGTTAAAATTTCTTTTAGTGATAAAGTCTATGATGAAGTTAGACACTTATATGAAGAAGTATTAGAAGATAGAATCGTGCTTATAGACAATCTTAAAAAAATATATGACACTGTATTATTAAATGGCATAAAGAAAGCAGAGCTTAGTCTTTCTGAATCAAAAGTGGAATTATATCAAAAACATAAAGAAGAACTTACCACACTAAAGAAAATAATAAAAGCTTATTCACAAGAGGAATATAAAAGATTATTTTCAGAAAAAGATTCAAATAGTACAAATTATAAGAATTATATAGGGGATGGAGATAAAAAATGTAGTCGTGAAGACTTTTATAAAACATTAAAAGCCCTATTAGAAAAAGTAGAAGATAGTCCAGTAAAAGAATATATTCTTGAAGAAATTAGTTTGGATAAATACTTGCCTTTACAGAGAGTGAAAGAAAATGGAGTAATTCCATACCAAATACATCAAGAAGAATTAAAACTTATTTTAGATAATGCATCAGGTTATTTAGATTTTTTAAATCAAACAGATGGAAAGTTAAGTGTAAAGGATAAAATTATGAAGATTATGACATTTAGAATTCCGTATTATGTTGGGCCAATAAACACGTATCATGCAGGAAAGAAAAATGGATTTGCATGGGCTGTAAAAAATAGTGATGAAAAAATTACACCTTGGAATTTTGATGATATAATTGATTTAGAGGCAAGTCATGATAATTTTATAAGGAAGATGACTAACAAATGTACATATCTTAGGGGAAAAGATGTAATTCCAAAGAGTTCTTTGCTTTATAGCGAATATACTTTGCTTAATGAACTTAATAATATTCGCTGCAATGGAGAGAAGGTTTCTGTATCTACAAGAAATAAAATGATTGATAGTCTATTTAAGGATACAGATAAAAAAGGAAAAGTAACAGTAAAAAAAATTCTTGAATTTTTGAAATGTGAAGGCGAGTGCGAAGGTAATGCAACAATTACAGGAATAGATGATGAAGTTAAGGCAGATTTAAAATCATATAGAGATTTTAAATCTGTTTTGGGTGAAAAATTTAACTATGAAATGGTTGAAGATATTATTAAATGGATAACTTTATATGCTAACGAACACAATTCCATTAAAAAAAGGATAAAAGATAACTATGCTGACAAACTGACTTCCTCACAGATTAATAAAATATGCAAGCTAAGATATAAGGAATGGGGAAGATTATCTAAAGAATTTCTTACAGAAATTATATGTGATGAGTTTACAGATTACTCAACTGGTGAAGTTGGAAATGTTATTAACGCTATGAGAAACACGACAAATAATCTAATGCAATTATTAAGTAATAAATATGACTATATCAAACAAATAAAGGAAATAAATGATTTATTAATAAATCCTAATGAAGAAATATCACATGAAATGCTTGATGAACTTTATGTTTCACCTGGAGTAAAAAGAATGATTTGGCAGTCAATTCTCATTATGGAAGAAATCAAAAAAATAATGAGTAGAGAGCCTGAAAAAATATTCATAGAAACAGTTAGAAGCAATAAAGCTAATAAGAAGCGCACAGATACAAGAAAGAAAAAATTATTAGAGCTATATTCATCATGTAAAGATGAAGTAATAGATTGGCCGAAAGAAATACAAGGTCGGAGTGATGGTCAATTGAGAAGTAAAAAACTATATTTATATTATCTTCAAATGGGTAAATGTTTATATACAGGTGAGAAAATTAATCTTGATAAGTTGATGTCTGGTGAGGACTATGACATAGATCATATTTATCCAAGATCAAAAACAAAGGATGATAGCTTCGATAATCTAGTACTTGTAAAGAGAGTGATTAATAATGAAAAAAGTGATAACTATCCAATAAATCCTGCAATTCAAGCTAAAATGAAAAAGACTTGGGATTACTTATATCAAAAAGGTTTCATATCAACCAGAAAATATGAACGATTAGTAAGAAAAGAAGAGTTTGGAACAAATGAGCTTGCAGATTTTATAGCTAGGCAACTTATAGAAACAAGTCAGTCAACAAAGGCTGTTGCAGAAATAATGCAAAGGTTATATTTGGATTCGCATATTATATATGTTAAAGCAGAAAATGTATCTGCTTTTAGAAATGATATGAAATTTATAAAAGTAAGAGATATAAATGATCTTCATCATGCCAAAGATGCCTATTTAAATATAGTTGTAGGAAATGTATTTGATACTAAATTTACTCGATCACCAGCTAATTTTGTTAAAGAAGCAGGATTCAGAGAATACAATCTTAGCAGAATGTATGATTTCTTAATAAAGAGAGATGGTTACATTGCATGGGATGGCAGAAATGGTGACAGTAAGAAAATGGTTGATTATCAAATGAAAAGTAATGATGTACGAGTAACAAGAAGACCTACTGAGCAAAAGGGACAATTATTTGATTTGACTTTGCATAAAAAGGGAGATTCCAAAGCACATTCTTATATGGGAAGTAAGACAGGGGATCTGCGACTAGCTGATGTGACAAAATATGGGGGTTATACATCCATAAAGATAGCCTACCTAATTCCATATTCCTGTGATATTATAAATAAAAAAGGAGCAAGGAAAAGTATTAGTAGACTTACAGGAGTTCCTGTGTACTTGGCAAATAATGTGAAATCGGTAGAAGGATTTACAGAATATATTTTCAGTCAGGTTCCTACTAAATCAGGTGAAACAATTGAAAACTTCAAAATCATTAATGTTAAGCTGCGAATAGGTTCTTTAATTAAATATAATGGATTTTATTACTATGTAGGTGGAAGGACAGGAGAAAACTTTTGTGCAGATAATGCAATCCAATTACTTTTAGGTGAAGATGAGGAAAGATATATAAAGGAAATCTTTAAATTTATAAACAATCAAAAAGAAAATAAAGATCTTAAAGCTGAAAAATTCTCAGATGATATTACGAAAGAAAATAATTATAAATTATATGATGCATTGGTTAATAAATTAAATTCAAATATCTATGTTCAATCAACAAATAATAAATATGATGTATTTAATGATGCTAAAATGCGAAATAAATTTTGCGACCTTGTAGTTGAAGAACAGATCAAGATGTTGCTTAATCTACTAAATTTGTTAACCAATAAAACTTCAACATATGACTTTAAGCCTCTTGGATTTGGGATTGGAAGAAGAAAGCTAGGATTTAATCTAGCTGATGTAAAGGAGTTTAAACTTATTAATCAATCCATTACCGGTCTATTTGAAAATAGTTTAGACCTGCTTTCTCAATTATGA
- the csn2 gene encoding type II-A CRISPR-associated protein Csn2, translating into MIKLVSINWARQIEFDENIIPVIVIENKPMYRNVVLDIYEQIAGNSGDLVFSDNNQEIKFSKHVDIVNDYININLNDKKILNKLYNLLKSKSLEEYDSYCRISECITEYVQELLFDEELDLVQIDNIDPVDIFKGVSIEIDDSSKNITERLLEYITISEKFMDTKIFVFVNLREFFADDEVIQIYNKLLLNKTRFVIIQSKLMESIDCREISYIIDEDLCEI; encoded by the coding sequence ATTATAAAACTAGTTAGTATAAATTGGGCTAGGCAAATTGAATTTGATGAAAATATAATTCCTGTTATAGTAATTGAGAACAAGCCAATGTATAGAAATGTTGTTTTAGATATATATGAGCAAATTGCAGGTAATTCTGGTGATTTGGTTTTTTCAGATAATAATCAGGAGATAAAATTTTCAAAGCACGTTGATATTGTTAATGATTACATCAATATTAATCTGAATGATAAAAAAATATTAAACAAGTTATATAATCTTCTAAAAAGCAAGTCTTTGGAAGAGTATGATAGTTACTGCAGGATATCAGAGTGTATTACAGAATATGTTCAGGAGCTACTTTTTGATGAGGAACTTGACTTGGTTCAGATTGACAATATTGATCCAGTTGATATTTTTAAGGGAGTATCTATTGAAATTGATGATAGTAGTAAGAATATCACGGAAAGGTTATTAGAGTATATTACTATATCAGAAAAATTTATGGATACAAAGATATTTGTATTTGTTAACTTAAGAGAGTTTTTTGCGGATGATGAAGTTATTCAAATCTATAATAAGCTTCTACTTAACAAAACTAGATTTGTAATAATACAAAGTAAATTAATGGAATCAATAGATTGCAGAGAAATTTCCTATATAATTGATGAAGATTTATGTGAAATATAG
- a CDS encoding nuclease-related domain-containing protein, protein MLDLFYFFMFSLLVGMILVPMYAIHIKYKGSNYKVASGNSFFRTVFDKGNYGEFLIFSYLEKLEGEPKLMTNLYIPKENGSTTEIDLIMISETGIYVFESKNYSGWIFGDEMQKNWTQTLQNRQKNKFFNPI, encoded by the coding sequence ATGTTAGATTTATTTTATTTTTTTATGTTTAGTTTATTAGTAGGTATGATATTGGTTCCTATGTATGCTATTCATATTAAGTATAAGGGTTCAAATTATAAAGTTGCTAGTGGCAATAGTTTTTTTAGAACAGTATTTGATAAAGGTAATTACGGAGAGTTTTTAATATTTTCATACCTTGAAAAATTAGAAGGCGAGCCTAAATTAATGACTAACCTATATATACCAAAGGAAAATGGATCTACTACCGAAATAGATTTGATTATGATATCTGAAACTGGAATTTATGTCTTTGAATCAAAAAATTATAGTGGATGGATCTTTGGAGATGAAATGCAAAAGAACTGGACTCAAACGCTCCAAAATAGACAGAAAAATAAATTTTTTAATCCTATATAG